A stretch of DNA from Carassius auratus strain Wakin unplaced genomic scaffold, ASM336829v1 scaf_tig00000491, whole genome shotgun sequence:
TGTTTCTAAAAGACGTTGATTCTTAAACCGTTGTACTAATAAACCTAGGAATAGCATAACCTGTGTTACAGGTCAAAAGCTTATTTTGGATTTAGAATTGAAGTAAAGCTTGGTGTGTTTGTGAAAATAAACTAAGTAAAAGAGGctagatttaaaatgtttcatggtaGGGTTGTTGCGACATACCGGTTTGGGAGACAAACGTGATATTCAAAGTAATGATTATCGATATCGTGTTAATTTGGTGTGCGTGACGATATACCAGTATTCGCCACATGTAAATACTCCAACACCACTACCTGGTTTagctcccaggtggcagtattgtgccttaacACCTGTCATACAAGAAGATGATGCTGCCactctgaggagagctgtgtTCATCATAGTATattgccattattttactagtccTAGACTGAGAAatgttatattaacctgttaacagcggGTTTTCTCTGTTCATAGAGtacatctaaataaaaatgtatttaataagtaccacattttctttactcgtcttgtttttgtatttgcaatcagtATGGCACTTTATTTCTTTGCTCAAATCTATTAACCGTTACATGATTAAAACCGAGCAAACCCATTGCTAcattaatcttgtaaaatgttaagttggtcgtAGTGCCAcacacttaatgcctcatctgcggTCATTCTTCAATGAGGTTCATTAGTtgacattagttaattacatgtataaataaataataatgaacaatatttccacagcattgaTTTATCTTGGTTCATGTTAATTTGAGCGTttacttatgcattattaaaatctcaaGTTGTTTTTGTAAACGTTCAtgtactgtgaactaacatgaacaatgaaccaCCCTTGTTTTAttgacattaacaaagattaaccaATTGTGTAATCAATGTATTGTTCACTGTTAAttcttgttagttaatgcattaatgtaaattctatattatctatattatccatgtattttgtaattttgtttacgtttatatattttttggggtggatgtgcaaaatgtaatgacccttacgaaaaataaccatggttttattatagtaaaactgtagtaacccatggttttttggtgtgttgaccaccatttgtataaccacagatttactacaaataccatggttaaactatggttaatatagcaaaaccgtggttattttgtggttaccatggtttaactatagtaaccatggttttttggttttatttgtagtaaaaccatggttaattttcgtagaGGGAAAAGGAATACATATTACATTCAAGTTAAATCGTTTTGATACGTATGTGTTCAAATGAATGTAATAACTTTTCttgtacatctttttttattatttggggAAAATTACACCTACAAGGTCAGGGTCCAAGCCAAATTTCATCCATTTTCTTCAGGAGACTTGAGGACTACTGCACCAGTTTGGAgaacaatgttaataataaagcAAACAAGACTTGTAACTTTTACGAATATACAGTTGTTGATTACTGAATAAATGGTTTGCACACTCTTGTACATTACTGTTGTAAGTTTTGTTCTGGGTAATTTTCAAACACACCTACTGGTACCACAACATGATCGCTGTAGCACCTGACCACTGCATATTCATTTTGCAGTTGATAGTGTCGCCATAGAAATGCACCATCCTCTCCTAATTAGGCTAGCTTAATTTATGACATGGCTAGAACGCAGCATTCAGCTggtccaaccccaatcaaacacacctgaactagcTAATCAAGGCATTTCAGATCActggaaagctacaggcaggtgagtttgattggggttggaatTGACCTGTTCTTGAATCTTTAAAATTCGATTTTACAGAGGTTGATATTGCAGCAACACGTATTTGTCTTAGTTTTGTGCGGTTTGCTCACAGGCTGGGAGGATGACAGCTCGAGTGTATTTCTCGTTGATTGCTGTTTTTTCGTGTCTGTTCGGATACTTGAGCATAGCCCACGCTATTCAAAGACGAACCACAGGTGAAAAGATCTGTTGATTTCATTACACACCCTGAAGAAATGCGGAAATAAGTGACTCCCAGTCTTTGGAAGTAATTAACACGGTTTATGAATTATTAGGTTTTCAAACCCCTTTGATTTGAAGCAGACAACTATGTATAAAATTTGTATTTCGGTTTGAGACCCATTCCGAAACCCCAGATTTAAAATTGCTGAAACCGCACTCCCTGGCCTCTCCTAATGATCCACTTGAATTCTCTAGTGGATGGTTTCTGTCCGGCGAGGCTGACGGTCGTGCCGTTCCATCGAGGATGTTCCTCTGATGAAGACTGCCCTGGAGGGCACAAATGCTGTCAATTTGACTGTGGGCCTGTTTGCGTGCTGCCTGTTTTCAGTGAGTTTCAGTTAATAATGGATGCTAaggctgaaaacacacacattagtaACCCAATGAATTCCATGTACGTTCTAAGAGACTTTGCCTTTTGTTGTTCTCCTCTAAAGTCGGTTTGAATTCATCCCTTAGGATGGTTTTAAGGACAGGATGGCTTTACAAAATAAAGCCGAATAATACTTTGAACGGTGGTCCTCAATTCCAGTACTGGAGACCCCCTGCTTTGCACACTTTGTATGTCCCCCTTATTTAACACTCCTGAACATCAGCTTGTCAGGAGAGAGAGCCATGAACTGGACCAACAAGTTGATCTCAATCAGGTGTGTTAATAAAGGAGACCTGCAAAATGTGCAAAGCGAGGGGGCCCAAGGACTATaaaattgagaaccactgacttGGAATAGAATTCTTTCTTTAGCTAAAACTTGTTATTCATGCtttgaatgttttgttgtatAACGAAGTGGCATACTGTCTAtatcagggttcctcaaatcttgccctggaggtccaatgcactgcagaagTTAGCTCCAAACCTTATCAAAGTCGCCTGCCTGTgatttttctaatgatcccaaagacatggATTGGCACCGATTAGCATGcccaagtgtgtttgattagggttggacctTAACTCTGCAGTAatgtggatctcgaggtccagatttgaggattccTGGTCTATATGCACAAACTAAAGCTGACTATCTGTGTTCACGCAGTGAAGCCGGGTCAGTGTCCCGTACCGGAGATGATTCCACTGTGTGCTAAAAGCTGTTTCcgtgatggccagtgtcctgccacgCAGAAATGTTGCCCCAACCACCGGtggctttgcatgcagtgaaccaCGTGGTCAGGGAAGAGATCAAGCAAGTTGCCaggggaagcggagctggtcagggtgcaggacagggaagcggggctggtcagggtgcaggacagggagcggggctggtcagggcgccggacagggaagcggggctggtcagggagccggtcagggaagcggagcaggtcagggtcagggaagcggagcaggtcagggtcagggaagcggagcgggtcagggcgccggacagggaagcggagcgggtcagggcgccggacagggaagcggagccggccagggaagcggagctggtcagggagccggacagggccagggaagcggagctggtcagggcgccggacagggtgcaggtcagggaagcggagccggccagggaagcggagctggtcagggagccggacagggtcagggaagcggagctggtcagggagccggacagggaagtggcgctggacagggaagcggagctggtcagggagccggacagggtcagggaagcggagctggtcagggcgccggacagggcagcggctatggacagggcgcAGGTCAGGGCAGCGGCTATGAACAGGGtagtggagctggacagggaagcggacagggccagggaagcggagctggtcagggcgccggacagggtgcaggtcagggaagcggagctggtcagggagccggacagggccagggaagcggagctggtcagggagccggacagggtcagggaagcggagctggtcagggagccggacagggaagtggcggcaggacagggaagcggagccggtcagggcgcaggacagggtcagggaagtggcgcaggacagggaagcggagctggtcagggagccggacagggaagtggcgcaggacagggaagcggagctggtcagggagccggacagggaagtggcgcaggacagggaagcggagccggtcagggcgcaggacagggtcagggaagtggcgcaggacagggaagcggagccggtcagggctcaggacagggacagggaagcggagccggtcagggctcaggacagggtcagggaagcggagccggtcagggtgcaggacagggtcagggaagcggagccggtcagggaagcggagccggtcagggaagcggagccggacagggccagggaaacggagctggtcagggaagcggcgcaggacagggaagcggcgcaggacagggaagcggagctggtcagggaagcggcacaggacagggaagcggagctggtcagggagccggacagggtcagggaagcggagctggtcagggcgccggacagggcagcggctatggacagggaagtggagctggacagggaagcggctatggacagggtgctggacagggcagcggctatggacagggcagcggctatggacagggcagcggagctggacagggaagcggagctggacatggtgctggacagggcagcggctatggacagggcagcggctatggacagggcagcggctatggacagggcagcggctatggacagggaagcggctatggacagggaagtggagctggacagggaagcggctatggacagggtgctggacagggcagcggctatggacagggcagcggctatggacagggtgctggacagggcagcggctatggacagggaagtggagctggtcaaggaagcggctatggacagggtgctggacagggaagcggagctggtcaaggaagcggctatggacagggtgctggacagggaagcggagctggtcagggcgcttgacagggtcagggaagctgtgcaggacagggaagcggtcaaggGAATTGTCGGCGATGTGGCCAAGGTCAATGTTGAGGTCAGGGAGATGTTCCTGGGAATTTTGCATAATACTTTCTGGAGATCTTTTCTAGTGCTTTTATTCAAATGGCATGTTTTCCCTGATTGCTCAGTTTAGAAAGATTTTCTGTCTCTACCACTACTACAACctcctaaaataaataattgcttggTTTGAAGAGTTGGTGTTTCGTATCACTTGGCCGTTTTCTCACATAAATGCTCTCTGGCATCAGTGCTGTAAGTTCTCTCCCTGAGTACTGGATAATAATTGCATGagaaaatcatgattttttttttttttttttttttttttttggtgtgtgtattAAATTTATTCTTGCCAAAGCTGAATAGtctgcagccattactccggtctaaaaatcattgtattatgctgatttgatgctctagACACATTTCATTATGGCTGAAAACAGTTTGTAGGGCGCAAGTGACACTTCCATAAGCTCTTGTGATTCTGTTGAGGCAATATGTTCAAGACAGCATGTTTCTAAAAGACGTTGATTCTTAAAACCGTTGTACTAATAAACCTAGGAATAGCATAACCTGTGTTACAGGTCAAAGCTTATTTTGGATTTAGAATTGAAGTAAAGCTTGGTGTGTTTGTGAAAATAAACTAAGTAAAAGAGGctagatttaaaatgtttcatggtaAGGTTGTTGCGACATACCGGTTTGGGAGACAAATCGTGATATTCAAAGTAATGATTATCGATAGCAGTGTTAATTTGGTGTGCGTGACGATATACCAGTATTCGCCACATGTAAATACTCCAACACCACTACCTGGCTTagctcccaggtgg
This window harbors:
- the LOC113069007 gene encoding WAP four-disulfide core domain protein 3-like translates to MTARVYFSLIAVFSCLFGYLSIAHAIQRRTTVDGFCPARLTVVPFHRGCSSDEDCPGGHKCCQFDCGPVCVLPVFMKPGQCPVPEMIPLCAKSCFRDGQCPATQKCCPNHRWLCMQ